The DNA region GGTCGCGCTCGTTGCGACGGTGTTCGGGGTCGGCGAGCGCCTCCAACGCGACACCGACGGCCTCGTCTGATGGCCCCGGCCGGAACCCCGGACTCCGGGGCGGTGCATTGCCGGCTCGACGAACTGCTCGCCGCCCGCGGCATGACCCTCACCCGGCTGAGCGAGCTCGTGGGCGTGAGCGTCGTCAACCTCAGCGTGATGAAGAACGATCGGGCCCGCGCCATCAGGTTCTCCACCCTCGAGGCCGTCTGCCGGGCTCTCGACTGCGAGATCGGCGAGTTGTTCGTGCTGCGACGGTGACGGATGCCACCGCCCGGCGGATCACAGCTCGCTCCCGGTTCGGGCTCAGCGCATCGCCTTGAGCGTGATGCTCTGGTCGTCGACCCGGATGCTCACGTCGGAGTCGGTCGTGACGTCTTCAGGGGTCGCGAAGACGGTGGTGTGGGGCGCGTAGTCGGCGGTGCAGGCCTTGTCCGGTGGGATGGGGACGACGGACACCACCAGCGAGTTCGACGACGCGACCCGCATCCTCTCGCCGATCGGCGGGCATCCGGAGCTGCCGTAGAGGGTCAATGCGATCTGTTCGCCGCTGTCGAGCCACGACGCGTAGGGCGCCAGCGCGCTCTCCCCACGGTCGACGACGCCCTTCGGGCCGCCCGCGAAGTTCTCGACGGCAGCGCTGCCCCGAGCCCCGCTGCTGCCGCTGCCGCCGCCGGATCCGGCACCGCTGCAGCCCGCGAGCGCCAGCCCCGTCGTGATGACGGCGACGGATGCGGCGAGCCGTGCGAGGCTCCGGGCGCTGAACATGCGGCCAGCCTACGCTCGGGTGCTGATGCTCGGGAAGGCGAGCGCAATAGGCTCTCCCCATGAGCAATCTGGAGAAGCACCCGGCCGAGCTCATCCTCGACGAGCCGGCCGTCGCAGCCCTCGACACTGCCGCCCACGACGTGCAGATTCTGGAGGCGCGGGAGGTGCCGCTCGGCGGGCCTCGGGCGATGAAGGTGCACCGCACTCTGCCGCAGCGCGGCCGCCCCACCATCGGCGCGTGGTGTTTCGCCGACCACTACGGGCCGGGCGACTCCGACAGCATGGTCGTGCCGCCGCATCCGCACACCGGACTCCAGACGGCCAGCTGGTTGTTCGGCGGCGAGATCGAACATCGCGACAGTGTCGGAACCCTGGGACGCATCCATCCAGGACAGCTCAACCTCATGACGGCCGGCCGCGGCATCTCGCACTCGGAGGTGTCGCTCGGCGACGCCACGAAACTGCACGGGGTGCAGCTGTGGATCGTGCTTCCCGACGACGCCCGCCACGGAGAGCCGTTCTTCGAGAGGCACACGGCTGTGGCGGTCTCGGTGGCGGATGCCGACCTGCAGGTGTTCGTCGGCGACATCGCCGGAGTGACGACCGACGCCTCGGTCTTCACTCCCCTGCTCGGCGCCCAGCTCGATCTTCCGCTGTTCGGACGCGCCGAGCTGCCGCTCGACCCCGACTTCGAGCACGGCCTGCTCGTCGACGTCGGGCCTCTCACGGTCGACGGCGTCGAGGTCGCACGCACCGAGCTCGCCTACCTGTCTCCCGGACGCACTACCGTGACGGTGACGGCGGGCGAGGCCGGCGCCCGGGCGCTGCTCCTCGGCGGAGAGCCGTTCGCAGAGCGCTTCATCATGTGGTGGAACTTCATCGGCCGAACGCACGACGAGATCCAGCAGTTCCGGAGCGACTGGCAGACGGATGCGATCACCCACGGCGATCCCGGGGGCCGCTTCGGCATCGTCGACTACGACGGCCGCGCTCTTCCGGCGCCCGAGATGCCGACGGTGCGCCTCAAGCCGCGGTCGTAGCGACCGGATCGCCCATGGCCCGCTCGCAGAGGGCCGAGCGAAGCGACCGCCCGACGCGCAGCCCTGGAGCGCTTCGGCCGCAGACTTCCGTCCCGGTCTCTTCGGGCTACATCACTGCAGAGCGCTCGTCAGACGCGCGAGGTTGTCGAGCACGGTAGAGCGCAGGGGCTGCGCCATCCAGTCCTCGAGGGTGAGCTCCTTGCTGGCGGCACGGTAGTCGTCCTCGACGGCACGCATCTCCTGAACGAAGCTCTTGCCTCGCACCATCAGGGAGACCTCCATGTTGAGGCCGAAGGAACGCATGTCCATGTTGCTCGAGCCGATGACCGCCACGTCCTCGTCGATCGTGAAGTGCTTCGCGTGGAGGATGTACGGCGCCTTGTACATGTAGATGCGCACGCCACTGCGCAGCAGCGCCTCGTAGTAGGAGCGCTGCGCGTGCCAGACCAGCGCCTGGTCGCCGATCTCCGAGACGAACAGGTCGACGGCCACACCCCGTTGCACAGCCGTCGTGATCGCGTAGAGCATCGCCTCGTCCGGCACGAAGTACGGGCTGGTGATGACGATGCGCTCCTGCGCGTTGTAGAGCAGCGCCAGGAAGAGCCGGAGATTGTTCTCGCCGGCGAATCCGGGACCGCTCGGCACCACCTGGCACTCGAGCAGGCGCGGGTCGTCGATCGACTCGAGCACCTCCGCCTCCTTCTCCAGGAGCACGTCGGACTCGATGAACCAGTCGGTGATGAAGATGAGGTTGAGCGCGTCGACGACGGGTCCGTCGACGCGGGCCACGAGCTCCTGCCACTTGAGGCCGCGCTTGATGTTCGACTTCTTGTTGTAGGTGCGATCGATGAGGTTCTGCGACCCCACGAAGGCCGTGCGTCCGTCGACCACCAGGATCTTGCGGTGGTTGCGCAGGTCGAGCCGCTGGTTGTTGCCCTTGAGCGGCTGCACGGGCAGCATCAGGTACCACTCGGCACCCATGTCGGTGAGGCGTCTCAGGGTGGCCTTGTAGTCGCGGGTGTGCGACGAGGCCCAGTGATCGAGCAGCACGCGCACCTTAACGCCCCGCTGCACGGCCGCTTCGAGCGCATCGAAGAAGGCGGCGGTCGTCTGGTCGCACGAGAGGATGTAGAACTCGACGTGCACGTACTTGCGTGCCGTCGCGACCTCGGCCGTCATGGCGTCGATCGATCCCTGGTAGCTCGCGATGAGATGAGCGGAGTTGCCGTCGACCATGGGCATCGCACTCAGGTTGGAGTTCAGTTCGACGATGGCGCCGAACCACGCCGGCCACTGCTCATTCGCCTGCCGCCCCTCAGGGACGTCGGTGTTCGCGCGGATGAAGGCGTCCATCTCCTTCTGCTTCGCGCGCCTCTTGCGCGGAAGCTTCGGATTGCCGATCAGCAGGAAGAGCAGGACGCCGATGTAGGGGATGAAGAAGACGGCCAGCAGCCACGCCGTGGCAGCCGTCGGTCGACGATTGCGCGGAATGATGATGATCGCCGCGATACGGATGGACCAGTCGATGATGAGCAGAAGCGCGACGACAAGCAGCGACAGGTCCGTCGACGACATCTGCGCTCAGACCGCGGGCTTGTCGCGGTGAGGCGCATCGAGGCCGAGCTTGGCGCGCTCTTCTGCCTCGATCTCGCTGTAGACCTTGCGCTCGGTGCGGTCGGCACGGAGCAGGGCACGCATGATGAACCAGAAGATGCCGCCGACGAGTACCGTCGGCGTGAGCGACCAGAGCGCGTTGACCCAGAAGTTGTCCATAGCCCTGCCATTCTACGGCCCCGGATGCCGCTCCCCCACCGGCCGCTCGACCGGCGCCCCGACGGGTACCCGAATGCAGGCCGGATCGCGTCATTCCGCCGAGGACAGGCCAGCCTGGCCTGTTGCCGCGCATCCGGCCTGTCTTCGCAACGCGTCACCCGCGGCTCGGGCGTCCGCATCTCAGCAGCTCGCGGAGCACGCCGATGCATCCGTCGATGTCCGTCATCACCTGGTCGTAACCGAAGCGGTGATAGCGCATACCCCGACGGATGCTCTCCGCGTCACGGCGGTGGTCGACCGCCACCTGCTGAGCCGAGGAGTGCCATCTGTATCCGTCGACCTCGACGATCAGCCAGCCGTCGATGAGCAGGTCGACCCGGCCGACGGATGAGACCTGCACCTGCACCTCCACCCGCCAGCCCTGGGCGAGGGCTGCGAGCCGAAGCAGAGTCTCCACCCCCGAATCCGCGAGCCCGTTCACATCGCGACGCAAACGCCGGAGCCGGCGCGGAAGGCGATCGAACAGCTCGTCGACCCTGTGGGCCGGCAGCAACCCCAGTCGTACAGCGCTGTCGACGGACGCGATCCCGTGGGCGGCCTCCGGTTCGCGGCGAAGCAGATGCTCGAGGGCGTCGATCGCCGACGCCCTCCACGGCCGAGCGTCGTCGACCTGCGGCGGCCGCCTGGCCTGCACGCGGTACTCCCCCTCGCCGACCGGCGACAGCCTGCTGGCCGAGTGCGGCGTCGCCACGCACAGACCGGTGTCGTGGGAGACCCAGACGCCCATGCTGCGCAAGGCGCTCTCCCCACCGAGAAACCCTCGGAGCTCGATCGCCCGCACCGCAGCGGGCTCGACGCCCGGAGCGGCAAGCCAGGACCGTCCGACCGAGCGCAGGATTCCTCGATCTACAGCGGCCCGCATCGCTGCGTCGGTGTGGCCCAGCCGGCGTAGCCGCGAGCGCGGAGCGAGCTGGCCGAGCCCGGCCATATCGGCCGCGAGGGCAGACTCGCGCGCTGCGGCGCGGATCGAGGAGGCTGAGACAGGGCGGGCGCTGAGGGTCTGCATCCGCCCATGCTGCTCTCGATGACGGAGACTGGAGCCGTCGGCGACGCTCAGCGAGCGATGCCGCGGGCGCGCGCGGGTTGGGGAGGATGCTCGAGAACAGGCCGAAGCGCCGAGAATAGGCCAGCCTGGCCTGTTGCCGCGCTGAACGCGCGATCCGGCCTGTTCTCCGACGACGGGGGGGGGTGGGACGCGGCTAGTTCGAGACGATGCCGATGATGCCCGTCACGATCATGTAGACGGCAACGCCTCCGACGGCGAGCCAGATGCCAAGGCGTGTGTTGGAGACGGGCTTCTTCCCGCCGTTGTCGGGTTCGAGCTCGCTCTTCGGGAGATAGTCGTTCATCACTTCACCAGGGGGAACAGGATCGTCTCGCGGATGCCGAGGCCGGACAGTGCCATGAGCAGACGATCGATGCCCATGCCCATGCCGCCGGTCGGAGGCATGCCGAATTCGAGGGCGCGGAGGAACTCCTCGTCGAGGCGCATGGCCTCGGGATCGCCGCCAGCAGCGAGCTTCGCCTGCTCGATGAAACGCTCGCGCTGCACGACGGGGTCGACGAGCTCCGAGTAGCCTGTCGCCAGTTCGAACCCGCGGATGTAGAGGTCCCACTTCTCGACCACGCCCGTGCGCGACCGGTGCGCGCGAACGAGCGGAGAGGTGTCGACGGGGAAGTTCATCACGAAGGTCGGCCGCACGAGGTCGCCCTTGACGAAGTGCTCCCACAGCTCCTCGACATACTTGCCGTGCAGCGGATGCTCCACCTCGACTCCCTCCGAGGCAGCGATCGCGCGCAGCTCATCGATGGGCGTCTCCGGCGTGATCTCCCGGCCGACCGCCTCGGACAGGCTGCCGTACATGGAGATGCGGTCCCACTCGCCGCCGAGGTCGTACTCTGTGCCGTCGGCCCAGGTCACCACGTGCGATCCCGACACGGCCACGGCGGCGTCCTGGATCAGTTTCTGCGTGAGATCGGCGATCGAGTTGTAGTCGCCGTAGGCCTGGTAGGCCTCGAGCATGGCGAACTCGGGCGAGTGCGTGGAGTCGGCACCCTCGTTGCGGAAGTTGCGGTTGATCTCGAACACCCGGTCGATGCCGCCCACGACGGCGCGCTTCAGGTAGAGCTCCGGAGCGATGCGCAAGTACAGCTCGGTGTCGAACGCGTTCGAGTGGGTGACGAAGGGGCGAGCGGATGCTCCCCCGTGCATGACCTGCAGCATCGGCGTCTCGACCTCGATGAAGTCGAGGTCGTCGAACGTTCGGCGCAGGCTCGCGACGGTCTTGGCGCGGTTGACCACATTGGCGCGGGCCTGGTCGCGGGAGATGAGATCGAGGTATCGGCTGCGCACCCGGTTCTCCTCGGAGAGCTCGCTGTGCAGGTTCGGCAGGGGCAGGATCGCCTTGGCCGCGATGGTCCAGTCGCGCACCATGATCGACAGCTCGCCGCGACGACTGGTGATGACCTCGCCCGAGACGAAGAGGTGGTCGCCGAGGTCGACGAGTTCCTTCCACGCCACCAGGCTCTCCTCGCCCACCTCGGCGAGCGAGACCATGGCCTGGATGCGCGATCCGTCGCCGGACTGCAGCGCGGCGAAGCAGAGCTTGCCGGTGTTGCGGAGGTGGACGACACGACCGGCGATCCCCACGATGTCGCCCGTGGCGACGTCGGCCTCGAGGCCCTCGTGACGGGCGCGCACCGCGGGGATGGTGTCGGTGACGGGGACGCTCACCGGGTAGGCGCCGCCTGCTGCATCCGTCGCCTCGGCGATGAGTCGCTCGCGCTTGGCCAGGCGCACGGCCTTCTGCTCCGAGATCTCCTCGGCCGTCGGCTCGTCGGTGGTCGTCTGGTCGTCGGCCATGAATGTCTCCGTGGGTGCGGGCCCCGTGGCCCGCGTCAGTTCAGGGTGATGGTGGTGTTGTCGATGAGCCGGGTCCCCCCGACGAGTGCGGCCACGAGAACTGTCGCCGTTCCGCGGAAATCGTCGTCAACCGGAAGGAAGGTCGCCGGATCGACGACGACGAGATAGTCCAGTTTAACGGCGTCGTGGTCGCCGAACGCCCCAGCCGCCTCGGCGAGCACCTCGGCGACGCCCTCGAAGGCCGTGTTCTCCGCGGTGCGCAGCGCTTCGGAGAGCGTGATGGCCGCGAGTCGCTCCTCATCGGAGAGGAAGCGATTGCGGCTCGACAACGCCAGGCCGTCGTGTTCGCGCACGGTGTCGACGACCTCGATGCTCGATGCCAGATTGAGGTCGGCGACCATCTGCCGCACCAGGAACGCCTGCTGGGCGTCCTTCCGGCCGAAGACGGCGACGTCGGGCTGGGTGATGCCGAGCAGCTTGGCGACGACAGTGAGCATTCCGTCGAAATGGCCGGGCCTGGCTGCACCCTCGTAGAGAGTTCCGACATGACCGGCCGTGACGCGGGTCTCGACAGCACCGGTCGGATACATCTCGTCGACGGACGGGGCGAACACGAAGGCCGCGCCGTGCGCATCGAGCGCTTCGAGGTCGGCTTCAAGGGTGCGCGGATACCGATCGAGATCCTCACCGACGCCGAACTGGAGCGGGTTCACGAAGATCGACACGATCACCGTCTGGCCCAGCTCCCGCGCGCGGTCGACGAGAGCCAGGTGCCCGGCGTGCAGGGCACCCATCGTCGGCACGAGCACGATCCTGTCACCGGATGCCCGTGCCGAGCGGACGCTCTCGCGCACGGAGGCGATCGTCGTCAGAACCGTGACGGTGTGGCCGGCGGTGGTCGTGTGGGTCATCTCACTCCTCGGATGCGGGAGGGTTGTCGAACCCGTATCCGGTGTCGGCCAGCAGATCGGCCACATCGATGGTACTCGCGCCGCTGCGGGCGAGAGCCGCCTCGACCGAGGAGCGCACGAGCGGCGCGATGAACGTTCCGGCGTTCTCGATGCCGATGCCGCGCAACAGCCCGGCGGCCTGGTCGACGATGGCGCTCGAGAACGACACGGCCGTCTCCACAGCCTCGGCGTAGGCGGGACGGTCCGCTTCGGCGACGATGTGCGGCTCGCCGCCCATCTCCACCACGAGTGCCTGTCCGATCGGCAGGACCGGAGCCGGGGCCGTTACGGCGAACCAGGCCTCGGCGAGCCGGGAGATGTCGAGGCTGGTGCCCGTGAACGTCATCGCGGGATGCACGGCGAGCGGGATGGCCCCGCGCTGCAGCGCCGGGGCGAGCACGTCGGTTCCGTACTCGGCCGCGGTGTGCAGCACCAGTTGTCCCGGCTGCCATGCACCGGTCGCGGCGAGTCCGGCGACGAGGGCCGGGAGCTCGGCCGCCGGCACAGCGAGGATGACGAGTTCGCTGCGCTCGACGACCTCGGGAACGGTCAGGACGGGCACTCCCGGAAGCATCGCATCCGCTCGCTCGAGGCTCGATTCGGACACCGCCGAGATGCCGACGAGGGCGTGGCCGGCTCCGGCGAGCGCGGCTCCGAGAACGGGCCCGACCCTGCCTGCGCCCACGATGCCGATGCCCAGCCGCCCTGCGCGGCTCGATGGCGTCGTCGGGCTCATGATGTGCTCCAGTGGTGGCTCGTGTCCGAGGCCGCGTAGGCGACAGCGTCTGCCTCGGCCTCGGCGAACAGGCTCACGGCGGTGGCGGCGTCGGCGACATCGAGTGACGCGACGACCGGACCGGCGACGGTCTGCAGCTGCACCGCCGCCAGCCGCAGCGAACGCTGGAGCGGACCCTGCGTGAGCGAGACGCTCTGCACCCTCGCGTACGGCACGATCGCGAGATGTCGCGACACGATCCCGTGGCGCAGCAGCAGCACTCCGGATGCCGCCCGGAAGCCGGTGCGTCGCCACGAGAACGGACGAAGCCAGGCGGCTCGGCGCGGAACGCCCGTGTAGTCGTCGCCGCCCCGGGAGACGAGCCCGGCGCGGATCACGAGGTCGGCGTCATCGCCGACGAAGGCGGGCAGCATGAGGCCGAGCACGCGCGACACGTCGTCGGCGGTTCCGACGGGCATGACGGTCGTGTGATCACGGTTCTGGCTGTCGCTCCGGGCGCGGCTCGCCGTGTTGACCTGGATGCGCCACCAGCCGAAGGGACGCCAGAGCAGCGGCTGGCTCACGCCGATGGCGTGGATGCGGCCGGGCGGGAGCGTCTCGTTGTTCGTGGAGAGCAGGCCGTACCCGACGCGCACGCCGTCGGGCGTGCCCGCGATGCTGTAGCGGAGCATCCGCGTGACCCGGTTCCAGTAGTAGCTCACGCTTCCGATGAGGATGGGCAGCACGGCGAAGACGGGCCAGATGGCATCGTTGGCGAAGCCGACGATCAGCGCCACTCCCGCTGCCAGCACGAAGACCGTGTAGCCGCTGAGCAGCACGGACCCGATCAGCCGTACGACGGGGATGCGCACGACCGACTCCGGCGGTGCCAGGTCGGCGTCGAGTTCGGGGGCGAGGAACTCGGTGACCCGCTGGTTGATGACTCCGGGAACCGCGGATGCCGGTGCGCGTGGCGGCATGCCCGTGGAAGCGTCACCCTCGGGGGCGGCCAGGGCAGCGGCGGGGTCATCCCCATCGACTCGGGCGCCGGTGGGCGACTCGGCGGGCGACGGGACGTCGCGGCTCGCCCGCAGGCCGGACGCGAGCTGCAGGATCTCGCGGCGGAGCGCATCCGCCGCCGTCGATCCGAGGTAGGCGAGCTGCACGTTGCCGTCGTTGCCCGCGACGGCGACGTCGAGCTTCGCCGCGCCGAAGAGACGGGGCAGGAGGGACCGCGTGATGGTGACGCCCTGCACCCTGTCGAGGCGCGCACGCCGATGGGTGCGGAAGAGGATGCCGCTGCGCACCTCGACGAGATCGTCCGTCACCCGAAAACTGTGCATGCGCCACGAGAGGTAGAAGCCGGCGATGATCAGGATGAGCACCGCGAGCACGCCGAGGAGTGCCCAGCCCACGAGGCCCCGAGAGTAGATGTCGTCGAGGGGGTCGTCGCCGTAGCTCGGCACGTGGAAGAAGAACTCGACGAGCCGTTCCCGCAGGTTGGCGATCACGAAGCCGGCGATGGCGACGAAGGCGATGCCTCCCCGCAGCAAAGGCGATGCAGGATGCAGGCGATGCCACTCGCCGTCGGTCAGGTTCACAGTCCCGCCCGGCGGCTCTCGGCCAGAGTCACGAGCTGGTCGCGCAGCTCCTCGGCATCGGCTTCCGGCAGGCCGGGGATCGCGACGGCCGTCGATGCCGCAGCCGTCACGAAGCGCAGGTCGGCCAGACCCAGGGCACGCGATACCGGTCCCCGCGTGATGTCGACGAGCTGCATCCGCCCGTATGGGACGGCGACGAAGCGCTGGAACATGATGCCCCGGCGGAACACGAGGTCGTCCGCGCGCAGGGCGTAGCCGATGGAGCGCACCCGACGAGGCTCGACGATGATGCTGATGAGGAAGAACACGATCGCGACAGGCAGCGCCCATCCCGCCCACGTCCACTCCCACGCGAGCCAGGCGACGGCGATCAGGCCGCAGACGACGACGGCCGCGATGCCGAGCTGCACGAGCCCGGCGACCAGGTACTTGGGCGACACCCGCTTCCAGGCGATTCCGGGCAGGTCGATGCGCGATTCGGCCGCGGCACCGCTGTCGGCGCCGGCGCTCGCCATCGCGACGTCGTCGTCATGATCGGTCTCAGGCATGTGCTTCCACTTCATCGTCGGGCTCGTCACTGCTGGGCGGGATCGTGCAGAAGTACTCGGCGACGAGGCCTGCGGCGAGCAGGACTGCCGCGGCCACGACCGAGGCGACCGCCATCCAGATCGAGCCGAGGCCCGGGATGGCCGTGCGGGTGAGGAGGTAGACCAGAACGCCGAGGCTTCCTCCGAGGAGCAGGGCGCCGGAGAGGGACGACGCCTTCGCGAGGGCGGCGACGCGCATGGCACGGAACGGGTTGATGCGCTCCTTCGACTTACCGGTGACGGCACGGCGGATGGGCACGGCGAACGCGATCACGACGGCCGCGATGGCCAGGAGCGCCAGAGGCAGCGAGAGCGGCGGCACGAACACCGCTCTTCCCGTCGCGGCGGTCCCCAGCTCGAGGAGGTAGCCGACCACCAGCCCGACGAGGGCGAGGGCGGTGAGGGTCGTCGGATGCGTGCGGGTCATCGCGCCGTCCATCCGGCGTCGGCCGGCCACACCGCGACGGCGTCGGCCGGCGGCAGTGCTGCGAGCAGCGCGTCGATCCGTCCGTGGCCGGGCAGAACCGCATCCGGTTCGATCTCGAGCCAGGGGGCCAGCACGAAGGCGCGCTCCGCGGCCCGCGGATGCGGCAGCGTCAAGCGCTCGTCGTCTGAGCTGAGGTCCCCGAAGGTGATGATGTCGATGTCGAGGGTGCGGTCGCCCCAGCGTTCGTCGCGCGTGCGCCCGTGGTCGGCCTCGATGGAGTTGACTGCGTGCAGCAGGGCATCGGCGTCGAGCGTCGTCGCGATGGCGACCACGGCGTTCAGATATCGAGGGGCCTGATCGTCGGTTCCGGTGAGCTTGACGGCTGTCGACTCCACGAGCTTCGACGCCGCGGTGAGGCGGATGCCGTCGGTGTCGGCGATCTCGGCGATGGCTGTGGCGATCTGCTCGGAGCGGTCTCCGAGGTTGCTGCCGAGGGCGAGCACGGCGTGGCTCTCCACGGCTGCGGTGCGCGGCGCGGCGCTCACGCGCGACCCCGGGTGATGCTGACGGCCACGTCGTCGAATCGCTCGGGGATGGGGGCGTGCGGCTTGTGCACCGTGACCCGGACCTCCTGGGCGGCTGGATGCTCGAGCACGGTGGTCGCGATGCGTTCGGCCAGGGTCTCGATGAGATCGACGGGATCGCGGCGCACGGCCTCGGCGATCTCAACGGCGAGCTCCCCGTAGTGAATGGTCTGCGCCAGCTCGTCATCGGCCGCCGCTGACGAGAAGTCGAGCCACACCGTGGCGTCGATCACGAACTCCTGGCCGTCTCGGCGCTCGTGATCGAACACGCCGTGATGCGCGTCGACGCGCAGGCCGGTGATGGTGATGCTGTCGAGCGTCTTATCCACGCTCTCCACCTTGCCATGCGCGCACGACGTCGAGGGCGCGCCGCGTGCCGAGAACGTCGTGGACGCGCACGCCCCACACGCCCGCGCGAGCGCTCAGAGCGCTCACCACGGCCGTCGGCAGATCGCGATCCGCCACGGGTGCGTCGGCAGGGAGGAGATGCCCGAGGAACCGCTTGCGGGAGGCTCCGATGAGAAGCGGGAACCCGAGACCGGCGAGATCGCCCAGGTTGCCGAGCAGTTCCCAGTCGTGCTCCGCACGCTTGGCGAAGCCGAGTCCGGGATCGAGGATGATGCGGTCGGACCTGATGCCGGCGGCCAACAGGGCCTCGACACGGTCGGCGAGTTCGGTGCGCACGTCGGCCACGACATCGCCGTAGCGAGCGAGATCGTTCATGTGCTTCGAATGACCGCGCCAGTGCATGGCCACGTAGTGGACGTCGAGGTCGGCGACGGCGGCTGCCATGTCGGGGTCGGCGAGTCCGCCCGAGACGTCGTTCACGACCGCGGCTCCGGCTGCGACGGCCTCGATGGCCGTCGAGGCGTTCATCGTGTCGACGCTCACCGCGATTCCCGCGGCGCTGAGCGCTGCGATCACGGGGATTACGCGGTGCTGCTCTGCGACGGGGTCGACCCTCTCGGCCCCGGGGCGGGTCGACTCCCCGCCCACGTCGATCAGGTCGGCGCCCTCGGCGACCAGCATCTCTGCATGGGCGATGGCTGCGTCGGTGTCGACCCAGCGTCCGCCGTCACTGAACGAGTCCGGCGTGACGTTGAGCACGCCGAGGATGACGGTGTCGACGGATGCCGTCATGTCAGCTCCGCGGGGATTCGCCGATGAGCGCCATGAGCTCGGCCCTGGCGACGGGATCCGTCAGCTCTCCGCGACTGGCCACGGTCACCGTCGAACTGCCGGCCTGGCGCGAGCCGCGGGCGACGACGCACCTGTGGACTGCATCCATCACCACGAGGACCCCGCGGGCGCCGAGGCCTGTCTCGAGGGCCTCGGCGATCTCCTCGGTCAGGCGTTCCTGCAGCTGGGGCCTGGTGGAGAGGGTCTCGACGACATCGGCGAGCTTGCCGAGTCCGACCACGCGCTCACCGGGAAGGTAGGCGACGTGCACGATCCCGACGAACGGGAGCAGATGGTGCTCGCAGATCGACCTGAAGTCGATCCCCCTCACGATGACGGCATCGCTTGTCTGCGGCAGGCCGTCATCGCTCACGCCCAGGGGCACGGCGTCGAGCAGATGCGACACGGGGTCGACCTCGAGCCCGCCGAAGAACTCCGCGTAGGAGTCGGCGACGCGCTTCGGGGTCCTCACGAGTCCCGGTCGGGATGGGTCCTCGCCGATCGCGAGAAGCAGCTCGGTCACCGCTGCCTCGATGCGCGGCCGATCGACGCCCGT from Leifsonia sp. Root1293 includes:
- a CDS encoding endonuclease domain-containing protein, encoding MQTLSARPVSASSIRAAARESALAADMAGLGQLAPRSRLRRLGHTDAAMRAAVDRGILRSVGRSWLAAPGVEPAAVRAIELRGFLGGESALRSMGVWVSHDTGLCVATPHSASRLSPVGEGEYRVQARRPPQVDDARPWRASAIDALEHLLRREPEAAHGIASVDSAVRLGLLPAHRVDELFDRLPRRLRRLRRDVNGLADSGVETLLRLAALAQGWRVEVQVQVSSVGRVDLLIDGWLIVEVDGYRWHSSAQQVAVDHRRDAESIRRGMRYHRFGYDQVMTDIDGCIGVLRELLRCGRPSRG
- the panC gene encoding pantoate--beta-alanine ligase; translation: MTHTTTAGHTVTVLTTIASVRESVRSARASGDRIVLVPTMGALHAGHLALVDRARELGQTVIVSIFVNPLQFGVGEDLDRYPRTLEADLEALDAHGAAFVFAPSVDEMYPTGAVETRVTAGHVGTLYEGAARPGHFDGMLTVVAKLLGITQPDVAVFGRKDAQQAFLVRQMVADLNLASSIEVVDTVREHDGLALSSRNRFLSDEERLAAITLSEALRTAENTAFEGVAEVLAEAAGAFGDHDAVKLDYLVVVDPATFLPVDDDFRGTATVLVAALVGGTRLIDNTTITLN
- the lysS gene encoding lysine--tRNA ligase; the protein is MADDQTTTDEPTAEEISEQKAVRLAKRERLIAEATDAAGGAYPVSVPVTDTIPAVRARHEGLEADVATGDIVGIAGRVVHLRNTGKLCFAALQSGDGSRIQAMVSLAEVGEESLVAWKELVDLGDHLFVSGEVITSRRGELSIMVRDWTIAAKAILPLPNLHSELSEENRVRSRYLDLISRDQARANVVNRAKTVASLRRTFDDLDFIEVETPMLQVMHGGASARPFVTHSNAFDTELYLRIAPELYLKRAVVGGIDRVFEINRNFRNEGADSTHSPEFAMLEAYQAYGDYNSIADLTQKLIQDAAVAVSGSHVVTWADGTEYDLGGEWDRISMYGSLSEAVGREITPETPIDELRAIAASEGVEVEHPLHGKYVEELWEHFVKGDLVRPTFVMNFPVDTSPLVRAHRSRTGVVEKWDLYIRGFELATGYSELVDPVVQRERFIEQAKLAAGGDPEAMRLDEEFLRALEFGMPPTGGMGMGIDRLLMALSGLGIRETILFPLVK
- a CDS encoding helix-turn-helix domain-containing protein; the protein is MAPAGTPDSGAVHCRLDELLAARGMTLTRLSELVGVSVVNLSVMKNDRARAIRFSTLEAVCRALDCEIGELFVLRR
- a CDS encoding pirin family protein, whose protein sequence is MSNLEKHPAELILDEPAVAALDTAAHDVQILEAREVPLGGPRAMKVHRTLPQRGRPTIGAWCFADHYGPGDSDSMVVPPHPHTGLQTASWLFGGEIEHRDSVGTLGRIHPGQLNLMTAGRGISHSEVSLGDATKLHGVQLWIVLPDDARHGEPFFERHTAVAVSVADADLQVFVGDIAGVTTDASVFTPLLGAQLDLPLFGRAELPLDPDFEHGLLVDVGPLTVDGVEVARTELAYLSPGRTTVTVTAGEAGARALLLGGEPFAERFIMWWNFIGRTHDEIQQFRSDWQTDAITHGDPGGRFGIVDYDGRALPAPEMPTVRLKPRS
- the cls gene encoding cardiolipin synthase, which gives rise to MSSTDLSLLVVALLLIIDWSIRIAAIIIIPRNRRPTAATAWLLAVFFIPYIGVLLFLLIGNPKLPRKRRAKQKEMDAFIRANTDVPEGRQANEQWPAWFGAIVELNSNLSAMPMVDGNSAHLIASYQGSIDAMTAEVATARKYVHVEFYILSCDQTTAAFFDALEAAVQRGVKVRVLLDHWASSHTRDYKATLRRLTDMGAEWYLMLPVQPLKGNNQRLDLRNHRKILVVDGRTAFVGSQNLIDRTYNKKSNIKRGLKWQELVARVDGPVVDALNLIFITDWFIESDVLLEKEAEVLESIDDPRLLECQVVPSGPGFAGENNLRLFLALLYNAQERIVITSPYFVPDEAMLYAITTAVQRGVAVDLFVSEIGDQALVWHAQRSYYEALLRSGVRIYMYKAPYILHAKHFTIDEDVAVIGSSNMDMRSFGLNMEVSLMVRGKSFVQEMRAVEDDYRAASKELTLEDWMAQPLRSTVLDNLARLTSALQ
- a CDS encoding Rossmann-like and DUF2520 domain-containing protein, whose amino-acid sequence is MSPTTPSSRAGRLGIGIVGAGRVGPVLGAALAGAGHALVGISAVSESSLERADAMLPGVPVLTVPEVVERSELVILAVPAAELPALVAGLAATGAWQPGQLVLHTAAEYGTDVLAPALQRGAIPLAVHPAMTFTGTSLDISRLAEAWFAVTAPAPVLPIGQALVVEMGGEPHIVAEADRPAYAEAVETAVSFSSAIVDQAAGLLRGIGIENAGTFIAPLVRSSVEAALARSGASTIDVADLLADTGYGFDNPPASEE